The DNA region ATATCTCCCGCTATATGTTCCACCCCCGGGTAAGAAGGTGCTTGTGCCAAGGCACAGGTCAGATCAAAGTTGATACCCTTAATATTGGGATACTTGGAAGTAACAACACCAATGGTGTTGCCAACTCCTCCTCCAACATCAACCAACACATTCACATCTTCGAAGCCTTGGTAAACTTCAAGAGCCTTCTTCACGACAGCGATGGTGAATCCTGTCTGGTTAAAGAGCTTGCTGAACCTCTCATCAGTTCCCATATAGTCGAAGAGTTTCATGCCACCATGTGCACGGCCAAATGCATCTCCTCCTTCTAGCACCACATCTTTCAATTGTGCCCTGCGAATATAgcatatatatatcaacaatGTAagattcattgtttttttttatattttaaatgtttcagTGAATAGAAAATTACCAAGTGTTGAGGAAGACACTGTCGAAATTGACAATGACTTGTGAAGCTAAGGATCCAATATCTTGAATGTTATCTTTCAAGAAGAACCTGCATATTGGCTCGGATTTGTAAACCCTCTGGCTATTTCCGGCTTGGACCGTACCACACTTGACCATGGAGTAGCTAGCGAGTAGACGTAGCATCCTGTCCAACAAAGCCGGCGCCTCAGGGTTACGAGGCGTATTTGGTAGCCTACTTGCTATCTCGGAAGGTGAGAGAAACACTGAGGCAGTGTAGAGAGTGTCAAAGACACCGAGCTCAAGGGCAGCTTTGAGAACCATTGGAAAGGCGGCGGCATTAGCTAGTCTCACGGCCATCAAACCCAACTCATTATCGTCATCAATAGCAATTTGGCTTTTGGGGTTAGAGCTCAAGGTTTCTTCAGTAAGTATTcccattttcttctttattctctttctttcttcttcttgaaggTACCGTGGTGATTACAGTGATCAAAAGAGGAAACAAAGAGAGTTTGTGTGTGTACGTGTCTTCTATGTAGTGTTGAGGATGATAATGCTTATCGATTGGTTCCTACTTCTTATAGCTTAGGCTTAGCTAGTGGTGGGCATGCCGGATTTTTGAAGTTATCCGTGATCCGATCTGTTTCGTGCGAATAATCAATTATTCGTGTGATTTGATATGTCGGCATCCACATATTCGGTGTTTCGAATATCTagaaatttttagatttttaaccGGATATATGATTTGATCcgtaaagataaataaaaaatctaaaaataatataaaataataatattttattacaaaatattatttattttctaaagttctaataaataatttaatatatttagtaaataaagacactgtaaaaattatataatatatataatataacggATCAGATCGAATAGCCGttcctaaaaatattagtatttgtgatttttttttgttttttacggATATCGCATAtcaatatttgttttgattcctAAAGTTTATGGATATCTAAATTTTTCGGTTCGAACAgaaacggataacgaatcgtaTCAAGATTTACAGATATTTTGCCTAGTCCTAAATTTAGtcttattataatttatgtaatttattttaaaatactttaattaTATTGTCAGTTTGCAGGTCCATTTGGCTGGCTGAATAGTCTTTGTGTAGAAAAGTAAGAGCCAGTTATGGCAAGCTGAATTAGGTAGATATTGTTTTAcgttagttttgttttaaaaactgTATTTACTAAAATTCAAGCGACTCTAATTTCAATACTAAAAGATCAACCAAGTGACTATATAagtagtttacaaaaaaagaaatatttgtttagtttGGTATTTTGTTCTTTAATTTGACTGacataattatattataatactcactatcaaaaaataatttataatactCAGAGATGCATAACTCCAACTTGATTAGGAGTCTAGGACGACTATGACTAAGGAATGGGGAAATGATTTGGACAAAAGTGAGTGTAACATTACAAGTTGTTAAGTGTCCAAGATGCATAAATCCATCTTGCATTGTCTTGCATTCCAGGAAGGTCACAAATTTTGTACTGTCAAACTTCATTAATCGCCATATTGGCCTCAATCAACATATACAATATGGGAACCAACATACTAGTAAACCCTTTCTCATAAAAAAAAACCCAGCTATTGGTTAATCACATCAATGACAAATAACTAGACTAAATTTCTTACAAATCAGTCGGTAGCTAGGTGCCAAgcaatatttacttttattttcacGTGGTTAATGCCTATAAGGTGGTAGGTGATGCAATAAGTTGTTAGGATATCCATCTTTTAGATGTTTTTACTTgggacttaaaaaaaaaagggaaaattgtcaaaacggaacaaaaattcagcatggttgtcccaatagtataaaaccatcgtttagttgtttctttagtataatttttttcataatcccgaaaataacccttgattaatctaattaaacacattaaactaatataattgtaataaaaacgtttttaaaacgtaaaaaataaaactttttaactttttaataaaaataaaattcgtaaaatttataaaataaaaataatttactaatttctttaataaaaaacattaaatcaacctaataaaaaacagtttacaaagttttattttttataaaaagtttaaaatgtatgtaaactttttagttttaccaaatttttttaataaaaattaaaaaaatgaaaatgtatttctataaattttgtttaaactttttattaaaaactttttgtaaagttttatttttatttttataaagttaacaaattttataaagtttgtttaaagtttttattagacacattaaactaaaagaattttaaaaaaattagttaaaaacgttttaaaaagggtaaataaaataaaagttttaaattaaaaaaaaaaatttttttgtaaaagtaaaaataatttacaaaaaaaattaataaaaactttaaataaacttattaaaaacattttacaaagctttatttttataaaaagtttaaaacgtttttaataaagctttaattaaatataatttttaaactttataaaaataaaaataaaactttacaaaaaattttaataaaaactttaaactaactttatttaaaaactttttagaaacttttatttttataaaaagtttaaatttttgtaacctttttaattttatcgaaatttttaataaaaataaaacttttaaaaatgtttttaataaaaataaaatttgtaaactttataaaaataaaaataaaactttacaaaaattgcccctaatttcaaaataccacatgttgtatagatatgtatcatatatagaacaagagtttatgaaaaaaatcaaaagaaaaactatgggaaaaccatagattaatgaagaaaacaagagaaaatttttaaaaacttttttgacaagtaaaatcgaaaataacacgttttaggaagttagaatatttttaggagatttttagaatattttcttaactgaaactttcattaattttcgcaaaaatcaagTAATCTTATCtgtagaaggcgccttctaaaaATTTAGAAGATTGAgaaaaatccagaacacgctttctacttttagtagacgtaagagtacattttagaaaacacattccgcgaaatttagaatacttaatagaAGTAAAAGATGCATCTAGACGAAAAGTATATAgttttaggattagtagaatgcacattctacttatttagaaatttagtaaatagtagaatgtacgttttaaaaatagtagatgaacgtgtttattttagaaatcgttttctactataccattttccatagaaggcacattctacttttagtagaacgtattttcaaatttttatttatcaactttttgaaaagaaaaaaaaataccagcttgtgtatatgggtgttttattaattgtttatattttaatatttttttttattcacaaaactatttatttcattagttttcagaaatacaaagggtaaaaaggagaaaaattggacaaaaaaaaattataccaaagggacaacacccttatttttttgttctctattggcaattttcccaaaaaaaaattcgtcAACTAAAataatactctctctgtttttaaaagatagctattttagaattttcaaaagatattaaaaaaactctttaaattttgattgtgaGTGAATtgttttttgtgaataacaattttctataACTTTTACCTAATAGAAATTCAATAAACACCATTAATTGTTTTGAAActtacaatttttcattaaaccaaacattgaaaatgtaaaaaactatctttttgaaacaactttttttccagaacatctatcatttaaaaacggagggagtagtatttaaatataatttagttgtttaattatttttagtttataaagagaaaaattaaatcaaCCATAAACTGTCAtctgtaaaatatatatctcaAAAACATCTCAAAATGTTTCAAATGATGTATTTTTTGTCACTGTTTTCTCTAAGAAATATTTACTAACTTTTATTAATGGATTTTTTATGCATTTGAAGATTACCATTTTCTTgtgaaaaaaaactcaattcatgacataacaacaaaatttatcctatttttcatttttctccaAAACCATATATATGAACAAGGTATATAATGGTTGCCTTTCATATCTATACATATATCCCATCTGTAAATTTCTATTAGATGCAAAataacttaaagaaaaaaagtttctcTCAAGTTTTTTTGCAATACAAGAAAGTATAAAAAGTCCATTAAATAGGTAGCCTTGCGTAAATATGATAAGTACaatgaaaattgaaaaataaacaaaaagattgttctttttctttcatatttCTCGaacacacatacatacaaaGTATCATCATCACAAACAAAGAACTGATCAAACGAAGATGAAACGtcttagttttgtattttacGCATTTTCTTTACAAAACTCAATAATCCAGCAGTGATAAGCCTGGCAAACGAATTTGCAATGGGTGAAGCCAGAAGCTGCAGCCAAAGCTTCAAACTCGGCTCGTGACCTTTCTTTTCCACCAGAACATTGTGTGAACATCAACATATCCATATCAAAGGCAATGTTGGCGTTAATATCTCCATTCTCCGCGTCATCAGGAGTGACTAATTCTATCACAACAACTTTACCGTTCTCCGGTAGTGATTTCCAACAATTCTTGAGAATTTTTACGCAGTCTTCGTCGGTCCAATCATGTAGTATAcgctgttaaaaaaaaaaaaatcacatatgtAAGTACAGAATACAAGTATACATACAGTTTCAAGAAATATGAAATATGAACTTATGAGCTTACTTTTAAGATCATAGCATCTCCCTTTGGAACATCCACAAACATATCTCCAGCGACATGTTCCACTCCAGGGTAAGAAGGTGCTTGTGCCAAGGCACAAGTCAGATCAAAGTTGATACCCTTAATATTGGGATACTTAGAAGTAACAACACCAAGCGTGTTGCCAACTCCTCCTCCAACATCAACCAAAACATCCACATCTTCGAAGCCTTGGTAAACTTCAAGAGCCTTCTTCACCACAGCGATGGTGAACCCTGTCTGGTTAAAGAGCTTGCTGAACCTCTCATCAGTTTCCATATAGTCGAAGAGTTTCATGCCACCATGTGCACGGCCAAATGCATCTCCTCCTTCAAGTACCACATCTTTCAGTTGTGCCCTATAATTCACGTATTAATATAGTAAGATTTAATTACCGTATTAATAAAGATTCCCAAAGtgatgaaaataaaattgtgaaaattaCCAGGTATTGAGGAAGACGCTGTCAAAGTTGACAATAACTTGAGACGCAAGGGATCCAATATCTTGAATGTTATCTTTCAAGAAGAACCTGCAAATTGGCTCGGCCCTATAGGTTCTCTCACCCTTCCCAGCCTTATCGCATTTGACCATGGAGTAGCTAGCTAGTAGACGAAGCATCCGGTCCAACAAAACCGGTGCCTCAGGGTTACGTGGAGTAGTTGGTAGCCTACTCGCAATCTCAGATGGTGAGAGGAAGGCGTCGGTACGAGCAGCTTCGGCGTGGAGAGTATCGAAAACACCGAGCTCGAGAGAGGCCTTGAGAACCATCGGAAAGGCTGCTGCATTGGCTAGTCTCACGGCCATCAAACCCAACTCGttatcatcatcaacaacagtTTGGGTTTTAGGGTTAGAGCTCAAGGTTTCTTCAAAAGGGAAtcccattttttttcttctctttcaagGTACCGCACACCACACTGATCAGAAGCGAGGGACTCTGTATGTGTGTGTTCTGTGTGTTGGGATGATAGTTTAGTATATTTATGTGCACCTTCGTTTCTCCTTTTATAGCTAAAAGCTTGTGGTATTTTCTCGCTATTGagtttcatataaatatattgatggCGTTCCGGTCCATCTTGGGCGCTGAATAGTCTGTATGTTAATGCACCCGTAGAAAAGTAAGAACCACTTATGGTTGCTATTCAAGACAGTGGATTTAGTCAAAGTTCAAGGCATTGATTGATTCTAATTTCAACACTAGAGTAAAGGACAAGTTATAAAAATACTAGTATATAGTTATGGTCAGAGTCGACAaaccatttattaaaaaaaacaacaatgacgctaaatcatttgtttttgtaGTTATTCAATTTGATCGACATGGAGATCTTATCAATAAAATACTTCAATGATGCATATAGCAACGACTTGGTCACGACGACTATGGAACGGAACAATTAAGTAAAAGATCAGTTCTTCTTAGatacaaaattaatatagtTTCTCTGATGATTCATACTTTGTCAAATTTTCTTCAATTTcagaaatagaaaatatttctaaacaaGGTCTTCTGGTGCAATCCTTACTGTATATACTCCGCCGATTCTTGATCAGCTATATAATCTTTCAGATATATTGATTTATTAATATCCATTGGAAGATTCAAAAGATGAACTTGTCATTTTCGTGCCTCATAGACTTTCcagtaagaaaatatatttcgTGCTGGTATACATAATTGGAGATGTATTAaattatgtaatttaaaaaaaaatattttcatataaaaaatatcGTTAGGGGATGTTTCTTCCTGGGTGTGTCCGTTTTGACTGTGCAAACTTGACAAGTCTTGTACTATGTacagtaatattttttaaaaattaaaattatatttttataacaattaTAGATTGGGTTTTTAGTAGTTAAACCCCTTAACTAAACATGAATCATGAAACAAACTCTCAACTAAAAATCTTACGAAATAAATCTGCAACTTTAATTTCATTAACGCATGTTACCCTATGCCTTAAATACCGTTTCAGAAGGTTACATATCAGTATTGactaatatcaaataatttaatatttctaattttaCGAAGTTATAAGTAATATTGAGAATTATTAATTTAGgatctataaattaattttataatacagTAATGTATAAggatttaaaattagttttacaGTCTTATAAATCGATTTTAAGTAATGCATAAGCGATAACGGTTTACTATAGTTAATGATTTTGAGTGATAACTCTCctcaattattttgtaatcgGAAAAAATCTCTCAATTAAGTTTTCGACATTATAAACTCTCAACTTATAAACCGTCAACATTTGTCCCCATCCATCACCATATTCTAGATGGATGATAATAGATGTTAACGGTTTATAAGTTGATGATTTATTTTGTATACTTTtagttgatattttttattacgTTAATTTTTAGTTGAAGATTTTAACTAATAAGAACCCCCATAgactttattatttttataatattttaatattgattttgacTTAGttgaacataaaattaaaataaaatacatttttatttgcaattaTATTTAT from Raphanus sativus cultivar WK10039 chromosome 8, ASM80110v3, whole genome shotgun sequence includes:
- the LOC108833275 gene encoding indole glucosinolate O-methyltransferase 1, with protein sequence MGILTEETLSSNPKSQIAIDDDNELGLMAVRLANAAAFPMVLKAALELGVFDTLYTASVFLSPSEIASRLPNTPRNPEAPALLDRMLRLLASYSMVKCGTVQAGNSQRVYKSEPICRFFLKDNIQDIGSLASQVIVNFDSVFLNTWAQLKDVVLEGGDAFGRAHGGMKLFDYMGTDERFSKLFNQTGFTIAVVKKALEVYQGFEDVNVLVDVGGGVGNTIGVVTSKYPNIKGINFDLTCALAQAPSYPGVEHIAGDMFVDVPKGDAMILKRVLHDWTDEDCLKILKNCWKSLPENGKVVVIELVTPDDAENGDINANIAFDMDMLMFTQCSGGKERSRAEFEALAIASGFTHCKFVCQAYHCWIIEFCK
- the LOC130494530 gene encoding indole glucosinolate O-methyltransferase 1-like; protein product: MGFPFEETLSSNPKTQTVVDDDNELGLMAVRLANAAAFPMVLKASLELGVFDTLHAEAARTDAFLSPSEIASRLPTTPRNPEAPVLLDRMLRLLASYSMVKCDKAGKGERTYRAEPICRFFLKDNIQDIGSLASQVIVNFDSVFLNTWAQLKDVVLEGGDAFGRAHGGMKLFDYMETDERFSKLFNQTGFTIAVVKKALEVYQGFEDVDVLVDVGGGVGNTLGVVTSKYPNIKGINFDLTCALAQAPSYPGVEHVAGDMFVDVPKGDAMILKRILHDWTDEDCVKILKNCWKSLPENGKVVVIELVTPDDAENGDINANIAFDMDMLMFTQCSGGKERSRAEFEALAAASGFTHCKFVCQAYHCWIIEFCKENA